Within the Acinetobacter radioresistens DSM 6976 = NBRC 102413 = CIP 103788 genome, the region TTCATTTTGGCCTGTAGCGCGTAGTCTGAAGGTATTGAGCTGGCGTATGGCCCTTTTAGGTCATCTTCCGTAATTGTATATTCAACAAAAGCTGGTTTACCGGCAGTTTTAGCAACTAATGCGTCCCAGGTTTCTTTGGTTAAAACACCTGTAGGTTTTAAACCATTCATTTGCTGAAAAGAGGCAATTGCTTTTAATGTATTTTTACCACTCATACCATCGATTGCACCAGGTGAAGCATGTGCATTATTTAACATGACATGGGCACGGGCATAGACTGGAAATTGGCCCTTGCCAATTGCATCATACCACTCGGCATTATTCAGTCCTTCCAAAGTCCATGAAGCAGTTTTAGCGGCTTGATTTACGTTAGCCGGAGTATTGGTGGTCTTGCTTGCAGCAGAAGGAGCGGTACCAACATCCGCCTTTTTATCTTCAGTACGGGCCAGATTTTGCAAGGTGGTTGAAGCGCGGTCCAGATCACGCTCTTCTTGAGCAGTAATACGGGAATCGGTCGTTGCAGTTTCTGTTTTATTCGCTGGTGTATCTTCACCGACTTCTAGAGGGTCGATTGGATCTTCGACCGTATTTGTTGCGGCAACTTTAGGATTGAGCGGCTGTTCAGCAGTTGGAGCAGCCAGGGCTGTACCAGTAATAATACAGCTTAAACTCATAGCGAGTAATGAGCGAACAAACATGGAAATCAACCTTAAGAATTATTCATATGCTGGGTGTAAATTTAGTTAAGTATTGCAGAAAAATTACGGAGATGCAGTATTTGTTTTGTGTAATTCATACTTTTAAAACTGTTTTTAAGTGATTTTATGAAACTGTATAAACATGGGAAGAAGTTATTCAAAATGCGGCCTTTTTGCTATGATGGCAACAAGACCAAGACCATGTTAGGAAAGTAAATGACGACCCTGAAAAATGATCGTTTTCTCCGTGCCCTGTTACGTGAGCCTGTAGATTCTACGCCAGTATGGATGATGCGTCAGGCAGGTCGCTATTTACCTGAATATCGTGAGACCCGGGCCAAGGCTGGTGATTTTCTGTCTTTATGTAAAAATACCGAGTTTGCCTGTGAGGTAACTCTACAGCCTTTACGCCGTTATGAACTTGACGCAGCGATTTTATTTTCCGATATTTTAACTGTTCCTGATGCTCTGGGACTAGGTCTGTATTTTGAGGCAGGTGAAGGGCCAAAATTTAAAAAGACAGTACGTACAGAACAGGATGTGGCAAATCTGCCCGCATTTAATGCCAAATCGGATTTAGACTATGTCATGAACGCAGTCAGTACTATCCGTTCTGCTCTAGGCGGCCAAGTGCCTTTAATTGGTTTCTCGGGAAGCCCATGGACGTTAGCAACTTACATGGTAGAGGGCGGCTCAAGTAAGGATTTTCGTTTTACCAAACAGATGATGTATGCGCAGCCAGAGGTATTACATGCTTTGCTGGATCGTCTGGCAGTAGCAGTCACTGAATATCTAAATGCCCAGATCGACGCCGGGGCACAGGCGGTTCAAATTTTCGATAGCTGGGGCGGGGCTTTAGCACATCGTGAATATCTTGAATTCTCGCTAAATTATATGCAGAAAATTATCACTGGCTTGCAACGTGAAAAAGATGGCCGACATGTTCCGGTGATCTTGTTTACCAAAGGCGGCGGACAATGGCTTGAACAGATGGTTGCGACTGGCGCAGATGCATTTGGACTGGACTGGACCACGCCACTTCATGTAGCACGTCAGACTGTAAATGGCCGGGCTGCGCTACAGGGAAATCTTGATCCGGCGACTCTATACGGTTCAGCAGCTACAATTGAGAAAGCCACCAAAGCTATGCTGGATGATGCCTATCTGAATGGTGAAAAGACGGGTTATATTGCAAATCTTGGACATGGAATTACCCAGTGGGTAGACCCAGCACATCCGAAAGTATTTATTGATACTGTACACGAGTACAGTGCTAAATATCTGGGATAATATGTACGGATGATTCTGCTTCTTAAAAACATATTTGAATTTCTTTATAAGGCAGCTTCGGCTGCCTTATTTGGAATTTTATTGCTATTGGCTTTTATGTTGACGGCAAATATGGGGAGTGAGGCTTTCTATGGTTTGTTCCGGTATGACTATCTGCTGTTATATGCTCTGATCATTCAATTTTGTCTGCTGTATTTAAAGCTTGAATCTTGGGCAGAAGCTAAAGTAATAGCCTTATTTCATGTCATGGCAATGCTGATGGAAATTTTTCTTACCCATCCTGCGATTGCTTCTTGGCAGTATCCACAGCCAGCTGTTTTTAAAATATTGACTGTTCCACTATTTGCCGGGTTTATGTATTCTGCCGTAGGCAGCTTCTTTGCAAGATCGTTACGATTATATCAAGTCGTCTTTACACATCTGCCAGGCTTTTTACCTATGCTGGTTTTGGCTCTCTTGTCTTATATTAATTTTATGAGCAAGTTTTTCATTCCAGATATTCGTTATCTTCTGTTTTTCTGGAGTATAGCCTTATTCTGGAAAACCCGGGTGTATTTCCAGTTGAGCTATAGCCGTTTTGAACTACCGATGTTGCCAGTTCTTCTGATTTTGGCTTTTATTATCTGGATTGCCGAAAATATTAGTACATTTTATAAAATCTGGTTATATCCGAGCCAAGTCGATGCATGGCATATGGTAGGGTGGGGCAAGCTGGGTTCTTGGTATTTACTGCTACTGTTGAGTTTGGTACTGGTATTAAAAATACTGGGCAACAGAGATCGTCGAGGCCGATGGCAATTAAAAAAAACAGCAGATAAATGAATTGTTATCTTTCTGTTTAACAGTGCATTTTTTTAATTGCGAAGCGCTTCACTTCCGGATAATCTCACTACTGTGTAATAAAATTTACACATGTATAGCGATAACAACACTGCATGAGAATAACTGGAGAATAAGTATGTTAAAAAAACTGATGTTGGCTGCTGTATTAGCGGCAGGTTCAAGTGTAGCAATGGCTGACAATGATGTTGGTTGTGGTGTAGGTAGTCAGGTTTGGCAAGGTCAGAGTGGGATTATTCCTAAACTGTTCGCTGGTACCACAAACGTGATTTTTACCAACCAATGGCTCGGGATTACTTTCGGTACATTAGGTTGTAGCCAAGGCGGTACAGTAACTGCTCAGGTCGTGACTTTTACTAATGAAAATGCCGAGACGCTAGCTCGTGATATGTCTGTAGGCCAAGGTGAAAGCCTGAATGTGCTGGCTGAACTAATGAATATTAAACAGGAAGATAAAGCACGTTTCTTTGCGGTATCTAAACAGAATTTCTCTGAAATTTATTCGGCTGATAACCAGAATACTTTACAGGTACTGGCTTCCCTTCAAACCGTAATGGCAAAAGATGAAGTTCTTAAAGCTTATGTCTAATTAGATATTCAAAAAACCCTGTCTTAAAGACAGGGTTTTTCTTATATAAAGAGAAAAAGATTACTGCATGAAACCTGTTTTTTTGATCCTTGCCCTGACGGTAGCTGGCCTGAGCCATGCAGCAGATACGACACCAGATGTATCCTACTATTTAAATCTTGCTCAACAGAAAAAGCTGGCCCAAGATATCACTTGGCAGCGCTTAATGTATGCCAATACTGCCGGCCACAGTGAGGTGAGCTATAAAGGATATTTTCTTGCGCCAGATGGAAAGAGAAATCTGCAACAGGAAATGCAGCAGGATATTCAAGCCCTATTTCAGGTCGCTGAACCGAATCAATCTGTCCGATGCAAATTTCCCGCCCGTAGCCGCTGGTTAATGCAGCAACTACAAATTTCCGAATACCAGTTGCCTCAAGCCAGCTGTCCTGAATTTGAAAGCTGGATCGAGCAGGTTAAGCCTTATAAGGCTACCCTTATTTATGCTACAGACTTTATGGGCAACCCAAGCTCCATGTTTGGGCACACTTTATTGCGGTTGGACCCTAAAGACCAGAAACAGTTAAATCTGGTCTCTTATGCAGTCAACTATGCAGCTACAGTAAACGGTACAGATAACTGGTCTTTTGCCTGGAAAGGCTTAACTGGCCGGTATCCTGGTGAATATTCCCTCATGCCGTATTACCGTAAGGTAAAAGAGTATGGA harbors:
- a CDS encoding DUF817 family protein encodes the protein MILLLKNIFEFLYKAASAALFGILLLLAFMLTANMGSEAFYGLFRYDYLLLYALIIQFCLLYLKLESWAEAKVIALFHVMAMLMEIFLTHPAIASWQYPQPAVFKILTVPLFAGFMYSAVGSFFARSLRLYQVVFTHLPGFLPMLVLALLSYINFMSKFFIPDIRYLLFFWSIALFWKTRVYFQLSYSRFELPMLPVLLILAFIIWIAENISTFYKIWLYPSQVDAWHMVGWGKLGSWYLLLLLSLVLVLKILGNRDRRGRWQLKKTADK
- a CDS encoding L,D-transpeptidase family protein; this translates as MFVRSLLAMSLSCIITGTALAAPTAEQPLNPKVAATNTVEDPIDPLEVGEDTPANKTETATTDSRITAQEERDLDRASTTLQNLARTEDKKADVGTAPSAASKTTNTPANVNQAAKTASWTLEGLNNAEWYDAIGKGQFPVYARAHVMLNNAHASPGAIDGMSGKNTLKAIASFQQMNGLKPTGVLTKETWDALVAKTAGKPAFVEYTITEDDLKGPYASSIPSDYALQAKMKGLYYVRVSEMLGEKFHMDEDFLKKLNPKATFKKAGEKIIVANVRNDLPEDIHLIVAHKGAKQLYLFNSRNQMIASFPATIGSTDTPSPAGTYKVTGVAPNPWYSYSPSNFVQGNNKKPLSLPPGPNGPVGNIWIGLSKKSFGIHGTPNPSLISKTASHGCIRLTNWDANDLGKKVRSGVTVKFLE
- the hemE gene encoding uroporphyrinogen decarboxylase encodes the protein MTTLKNDRFLRALLREPVDSTPVWMMRQAGRYLPEYRETRAKAGDFLSLCKNTEFACEVTLQPLRRYELDAAILFSDILTVPDALGLGLYFEAGEGPKFKKTVRTEQDVANLPAFNAKSDLDYVMNAVSTIRSALGGQVPLIGFSGSPWTLATYMVEGGSSKDFRFTKQMMYAQPEVLHALLDRLAVAVTEYLNAQIDAGAQAVQIFDSWGGALAHREYLEFSLNYMQKIITGLQREKDGRHVPVILFTKGGGQWLEQMVATGADAFGLDWTTPLHVARQTVNGRAALQGNLDPATLYGSAATIEKATKAMLDDAYLNGEKTGYIANLGHGITQWVDPAHPKVFIDTVHEYSAKYLG
- a CDS encoding DUF3015 family protein translates to MLKKLMLAAVLAAGSSVAMADNDVGCGVGSQVWQGQSGIIPKLFAGTTNVIFTNQWLGITFGTLGCSQGGTVTAQVVTFTNENAETLARDMSVGQGESLNVLAELMNIKQEDKARFFAVSKQNFSEIYSADNQNTLQVLASLQTVMAKDEVLKAYV